In Acidobacteriota bacterium, one DNA window encodes the following:
- a CDS encoding PKD domain-containing protein: MKRNPGAWLPIFLVILFSGLLIPSALGAKPATAGSAAGKVPAPVPQSAASATALVTAPQDAEAAALWRDADETRLEAAGPRLIVPRRYRFLALDLDQVKHLMASAPMEGTVVLRKSPLVLTLPLPDGTSGRFAVVESPIVESALQVKYPETRTYLGQGLDDPTATARLDVTPVGFHAMILSGVNGAVFIDPYRRGDTTHYLSYFKRDFVKPGAEHWRCHRDDSILPLDGTPPPPSPGRLAPSGTQLRTYRAAVAATGEYTQYHGGTVAGAHAAQVTTMNRVVGVYEREVAIRMVLVANNDNLIYTDPTTDPYTNDTAAALLNENQANCDAVIGDANYDIGHVFGTGGGGLASLWVPCVSGSKARGETGSGAPVGDPYDIDYVAHEMGHQWGGQHTFNGTTSNCGGGNREPTTAYEPGSGSTIQAYAGICGAEDLQPHSDPYFHVCSFDQIVAYSTTGNGNTCAVTTATGNNPPSVNAGAAYTIPARTPFTLTGSATDPDGDALTYCWEQFDLGTAGPPNTDDGSRPIFRSFNPTTSPSRTLPRLSDILNDTATFGESMATTSRVLHFVLTARDNRAGGGGVDYDTTTVTTVGTAGPFRVTSPAGGVWGAGTTQTVTWDVAGTMAAPISCASVDILLSIDGGLNFPVTLAAGTPNDGSQAVIVPALHTTTARIKVRAVGNIFFDISNPDFAICDPTCTASADPIFGAIPLPVTFTASASGTGCTGTPTFAWDFGDGATGSGSPVSHTYTAAGTFTWTCTATLDGATATDSGTVTACAAATITAEPTGSTICQGQTATLSLTATGSFLLTYQWQQSPDGVGSWTNAGTGNPWTTPALSQTTWYRCVVTNACGTDTSAVVQVTVNYAPVVTVPPADDTICFGETTTLSVTATGTEPLAYQWQLSPDGVGAWADVPGAVTNPWTTPELAASGFYRCRVTNGCGTADSAACTVTVLPLTAITAFSFPLSVCAGEPVTLTVTGLVGAPPYTYDWWSSPDGVTFTPIAGAHAAGLTLPGLTARTVFKLRVTGTCGYDERIVIVEVVTPPAITLQPADAWIRSHGSARLELGYVGTEPVSIQWYQGETGDVSHPVPDATLALFQTPPLTDDTTRFWARVSNGCGTADTRTATVTVRNTYYLAHVAGGPDWWSRLDMANTDHHTHPVLLEAFDAAGTPVESLELPGGIAALAAFGGDLSTLLSPETLAGDVWLKLTTQAELMGVLSWGTLDGQARTALPFEEEGFCRLALPYVYESAETGGSYFTGLTLVNVTEEPAAVLLEAFSDTGAKLGENTVVIPPNGKYARLVRLVFPAVTDPLSIRSVLVHSTRELAGFELFGNWVEKGVAGVPAYAVRENVPKDWFFGMYLNEMPPNDTWYTGLALLNLDPEPATVMADVYAASGAKLGYELIPLAPMQQLAREVWELFDPARYAGAATVMAGAYEQAAGLEIVRSRMSPPAFDGLAGITQGASLLIFPCIPDPAEAQTTIRLTNQTTAPDTLLLVAFAADGTQVGSVQEPIPASAQLTFDPAVRFPAPVKPVAWVAARAWGGVAGHAFVHSRNGEWLMIYPGLPGIPGY; encoded by the coding sequence ATGAAACGCAACCCCGGAGCCTGGCTGCCGATTTTCCTGGTTATCCTGTTTTCAGGCCTGCTGATTCCGAGCGCGCTCGGGGCGAAGCCGGCGACGGCCGGCTCGGCGGCCGGGAAGGTCCCTGCCCCGGTGCCGCAGAGTGCGGCGTCCGCCACGGCCCTGGTCACGGCGCCACAGGACGCAGAGGCGGCCGCGCTCTGGCGCGATGCCGACGAGACCCGGCTGGAGGCCGCGGGCCCGCGGCTGATCGTCCCCCGTCGCTACCGCTTCCTCGCCCTCGACCTGGACCAGGTGAAACACTTGATGGCGAGTGCCCCCATGGAAGGGACGGTGGTCCTGCGAAAATCCCCGCTGGTCCTGACCCTCCCCCTGCCCGACGGGACCTCCGGCCGCTTCGCGGTGGTGGAGTCGCCCATCGTGGAGTCCGCCCTGCAGGTGAAATACCCCGAGACCCGGACCTACCTGGGCCAGGGGCTCGACGACCCCACGGCCACGGCGCGGCTCGACGTCACGCCCGTCGGCTTCCACGCCATGATCCTCTCCGGGGTCAACGGGGCGGTCTTCATCGACCCTTACCGCCGCGGGGACACCACTCATTATCTCAGTTACTTCAAACGGGACTTCGTCAAGCCCGGGGCGGAGCACTGGCGCTGCCATCGGGACGACTCGATCCTGCCCCTCGACGGGACCCCGCCGCCCCCCTCCCCGGGCCGGCTCGCCCCCTCGGGGACCCAGCTGCGGACCTACCGGGCCGCCGTCGCGGCCACCGGCGAGTACACCCAGTACCACGGCGGGACCGTGGCCGGGGCCCACGCCGCCCAGGTCACCACCATGAACCGGGTCGTGGGGGTCTACGAGCGCGAGGTGGCCATCCGGATGGTGCTGGTGGCCAACAACGACAACCTCATCTACACCGACCCGACCACGGACCCTTACACCAACGACACCGCGGCGGCCCTGCTCAACGAGAACCAGGCCAACTGCGACGCCGTGATCGGCGACGCCAACTACGACATCGGCCACGTCTTCGGGACCGGCGGCGGCGGGCTCGCCTCGCTGTGGGTCCCCTGCGTGAGCGGGAGCAAGGCCCGCGGGGAAACCGGGTCCGGCGCCCCCGTCGGCGACCCCTACGACATCGACTACGTGGCCCACGAGATGGGTCACCAGTGGGGCGGGCAGCACACCTTCAACGGCACCACGAGCAACTGCGGCGGGGGTAACCGCGAGCCCACGACCGCCTACGAGCCGGGGAGCGGTTCCACCATCCAGGCCTACGCCGGGATCTGCGGCGCCGAGGACCTCCAGCCCCACAGCGACCCCTACTTCCACGTCTGCAGCTTCGACCAGATCGTGGCCTACTCCACCACGGGCAACGGCAACACCTGCGCGGTGACCACCGCCACGGGGAACAACCCGCCCTCGGTGAACGCCGGGGCAGCCTACACCATCCCGGCCCGGACCCCCTTCACCCTCACCGGCTCCGCCACCGACCCCGACGGCGACGCCCTGACCTACTGCTGGGAACAGTTCGACCTGGGGACGGCCGGCCCGCCCAACACCGACGACGGCTCCCGGCCCATCTTCCGCTCCTTCAACCCCACCACCAGCCCCTCCCGGACCCTCCCCCGGCTGTCCGACATCCTCAACGACACCGCCACGTTCGGCGAATCCATGGCCACCACGTCCCGGGTCCTCCACTTCGTCCTGACGGCCCGTGACAACCGGGCGGGCGGCGGCGGGGTCGACTACGACACCACCACCGTGACCACCGTGGGCACCGCCGGGCCGTTCCGGGTCACCAGCCCGGCGGGGGGCGTCTGGGGGGCGGGCACCACCCAGACCGTCACCTGGGACGTGGCGGGCACCATGGCGGCCCCCATCTCCTGCGCCAGCGTCGACATTCTTCTCTCCATCGACGGCGGCCTGAACTTCCCCGTCACGCTGGCGGCCGGCACCCCCAACGACGGCTCCCAGGCCGTCATCGTCCCCGCCCTGCACACCACCACCGCCCGAATCAAGGTCCGGGCCGTGGGGAACATCTTCTTCGACATCTCCAACCCGGACTTCGCCATCTGCGACCCCACCTGCACCGCCTCCGCCGACCCGATCTTCGGCGCCATCCCGCTGCCGGTGACCTTCACGGCCTCCGCCTCGGGGACCGGCTGCACGGGGACCCCCACCTTTGCGTGGGACTTCGGCGACGGGGCAACGGGCAGCGGCTCCCCCGTCTCCCACACCTACACCGCCGCGGGGACCTTCACCTGGACCTGCACCGCCACCCTCGACGGCGCCACCGCCACGGACAGCGGCACGGTGACCGCCTGCGCCGCCGCCACCATCACCGCGGAGCCCACCGGCAGCACCATCTGCCAGGGGCAGACGGCCACCCTCTCCCTCACGGCCACGGGATCGTTTCTGCTAACCTACCAGTGGCAGCAAAGCCCCGACGGCGTGGGGTCCTGGACCAACGCCGGGACCGGCAACCCCTGGACGACCCCGGCCCTCTCCCAGACCACCTGGTACCGCTGCGTCGTCACCAACGCCTGCGGGACCGACACCAGCGCCGTCGTCCAGGTCACGGTGAACTACGCCCCGGTCGTCACGGTCCCGCCGGCCGACGACACGATCTGCTTCGGGGAGACGACGACCCTCTCGGTCACCGCCACGGGGACCGAGCCCCTGGCGTACCAGTGGCAGCTGAGCCCCGACGGCGTCGGCGCCTGGGCGGACGTTCCCGGGGCCGTCACCAACCCCTGGACGACCCCGGAGCTGGCGGCGAGCGGCTTCTACCGGTGCCGGGTGACCAACGGCTGCGGGACGGCCGACAGCGCGGCCTGCACCGTCACGGTGCTCCCGCTCACCGCCATCACCGCCTTCTCCTTCCCCCTTTCCGTCTGCGCCGGAGAACCGGTCACGCTCACCGTAACGGGCCTGGTGGGCGCCCCCCCGTACACCTACGACTGGTGGTCGAGCCCTGACGGGGTCACCTTCACCCCCATCGCCGGCGCCCACGCCGCCGGCCTGACCCTCCCCGGCCTCACCGCGCGAACGGTCTTCAAGCTTCGGGTGACGGGCACCTGCGGCTACGACGAGCGGATCGTGATCGTGGAGGTGGTCACCCCCCCGGCGATCACCCTCCAGCCGGCGGACGCCTGGATTCGCAGCCACGGGAGCGCCAGGCTGGAACTGGGCTACGTCGGGACGGAACCCGTGTCGATCCAGTGGTACCAGGGCGAGACGGGCGACGTGTCGCACCCGGTCCCCGACGCCACCCTGGCCCTTTTCCAGACGCCGCCCCTGACCGACGACACCACCCGGTTCTGGGCGCGGGTGTCCAACGGTTGCGGAACGGCCGACACCCGGACCGCCACGGTCACCGTCCGCAACACCTACTACCTCGCCCACGTCGCCGGCGGTCCGGACTGGTGGAGCCGCCTGGACATGGCCAACACCGACCACCACACCCACCCGGTCCTCCTGGAGGCCTTCGACGCCGCCGGCACGCCGGTGGAGAGCCTGGAACTGCCGGGCGGCATCGCCGCCCTGGCCGCGTTCGGGGGCGACCTGTCGACCCTCCTCTCCCCGGAGACCCTCGCGGGGGACGTCTGGCTGAAACTCACCACCCAGGCCGAGCTGATGGGCGTCCTGTCGTGGGGCACCCTGGACGGCCAAGCCCGCACCGCCCTGCCCTTCGAGGAAGAGGGTTTCTGCCGACTGGCCCTTCCCTACGTCTACGAATCCGCCGAAACCGGCGGGTCCTATTTCACCGGCCTCACCCTGGTAAACGTCACCGAAGAGCCGGCGGCGGTCCTGCTGGAAGCTTTCTCGGACACCGGGGCCAAGCTCGGGGAAAACACCGTCGTCATTCCGCCGAACGGCAAGTACGCCCGCCTGGTCCGCCTCGTCTTCCCCGCCGTAACGGACCCGCTGTCCATCCGCAGCGTCCTGGTCCATTCGACGCGGGAGCTGGCGGGCTTCGAGCTGTTCGGGAACTGGGTCGAGAAGGGCGTGGCGGGGGTCCCCGCCTACGCGGTGAGGGAGAACGTCCCGAAGGACTGGTTTTTCGGGATGTACCTCAACGAGATGCCGCCCAACGACACCTGGTACACCGGCCTGGCCCTCCTGAACCTGGACCCCGAGCCCGCCACCGTCATGGCGGACGTCTACGCGGCCTCGGGAGCGAAGCTGGGGTACGAACTCATCCCGCTCGCCCCCATGCAGCAACTCGCCCGGGAAGTGTGGGAACTCTTCGACCCGGCCCGTTACGCCGGGGCGGCAACCGTCATGGCGGGAGCATATGAACAGGCCGCAGGGCTGGAGATCGTCCGGTCCCGGATGTCGCCCCCGGCCTTCGACGGGCTCGCGGGGATCACCCAGGGGGCCAGCCTGCTCATCTTCCCGTGCATCCCGGACCCCGCGGAAGCACAGACGACCATCCGGCTGACGAACCAGACGACGGCGCCCGACACGCTGCTCCTGGTCGCCTTCGCCGCCGACGGAACGCAGGTGGGCTCGGTGCAGGAACCGATCCCGGCCAGCGCCCAGCTCACCTTCGACCCGGCCGTTCGGTTCCCGGCCCCCGTCAAGCCCGTGGCCTGGGTCGCCGCCCGTGCCTGGGGGGGCGTGGCGGGACACGCGTTTGTCCATTCCCGCAACGGGGAGTGGCTGATGATCTACCCGGGCCTGCCCGGCATACCGGGGTATTAG
- a CDS encoding TonB family protein, translated as MRKHKKIGRSLLRSGQLTILLLLISCFVSAQTNTSSNSPCDFSTYHPAFFSHFENYAVHRESPEYPEEARRKGIKGTIVVVVLIDREGNVVKTCCEEGDELLRAAALKAASKWKFTPFGKIDILPKCKYIQHSLVFDFKVTNPAQSEDVPPWPTIPVKWTNQPATTEKNSRLLEEAAARFAEGQSVPPRVVLYDIGYPHDIEEYNRLNGHAVLMLTAISHRKAELPLKRVYVLYQGRPIELLPVQMVLSDRSGDSSAAVKVFGAFRADILYLLPVYLRKLQCTLLVDFTEGSSGMQVAVFGTPVSPEVGQLPVKPPAGPSPSGQLLDDFIRREFPFFFLAGAESRSASPLNDLSTSSTRKEPRLADTAPEDRPFHVQADQNAAFVAACEPYIRKARETWPDAKARFLEGLPSGESFFITVRLFDEHRRFEQVFVAVDSITDGVVDGRIWSEPSLIPGYKLRDRIRVKESELIDWTISKPDGSEEGNFVGKFIESHKP; from the coding sequence GTGCGAAAGCATAAGAAGATCGGCCGGTCGTTACTACGATCAGGCCAGTTGACCATTCTGTTGTTGCTGATTTCCTGTTTTGTCAGCGCACAAACAAACACCTCCTCGAACTCGCCTTGTGACTTCAGCACATATCATCCGGCCTTTTTTTCCCATTTCGAGAACTATGCCGTTCACAGGGAATCTCCGGAATATCCTGAAGAGGCCAGGAGAAAAGGCATCAAAGGCACCATTGTGGTCGTCGTCCTGATCGATCGGGAGGGAAATGTCGTCAAGACCTGCTGCGAAGAAGGGGACGAGTTGCTGAGAGCCGCGGCCCTGAAGGCTGCTTCGAAATGGAAGTTTACTCCTTTCGGGAAGATCGACATTCTTCCGAAATGCAAATATATTCAGCATAGTTTAGTGTTTGATTTCAAAGTGACAAACCCGGCACAGTCGGAGGATGTTCCCCCGTGGCCAACCATCCCGGTCAAATGGACGAACCAGCCTGCGACCACCGAGAAGAACAGTCGCCTGCTCGAGGAGGCGGCTGCAAGATTCGCTGAAGGCCAATCGGTACCCCCGCGAGTGGTGCTGTATGATATCGGTTATCCTCATGACATCGAGGAATATAATCGACTCAACGGTCATGCTGTATTGATGCTGACTGCTATCTCTCACCGCAAGGCTGAACTCCCGCTGAAAAGAGTGTACGTACTTTATCAAGGTAGACCGATAGAATTGTTGCCTGTTCAGATGGTCCTTTCCGATCGATCGGGAGATTCCAGCGCTGCGGTGAAGGTCTTCGGTGCTTTTCGTGCCGATATCCTGTACCTTCTACCCGTCTACCTTCGGAAACTGCAGTGCACCCTGCTGGTCGATTTCACGGAAGGCTCTTCAGGGATGCAGGTCGCAGTCTTTGGAACACCCGTCTCGCCCGAGGTCGGGCAGCTTCCCGTAAAACCTCCGGCAGGACCCTCTCCGTCCGGACAGCTGCTGGACGACTTCATCCGGCGGGAATTCCCTTTCTTTTTCCTCGCCGGGGCTGAATCGCGATCTGCGTCTCCACTTAATGATCTCAGCACATCCTCAACCCGGAAGGAACCTCGCCTGGCGGACACAGCCCCCGAGGATCGCCCCTTTCACGTCCAAGCTGACCAGAATGCCGCCTTTGTTGCAGCCTGCGAACCCTACATCAGGAAAGCTCGCGAGACCTGGCCTGATGCCAAGGCGCGGTTTCTTGAAGGGCTCCCTTCCGGCGAGAGCTTTTTCATTACTGTGCGCCTCTTCGATGAACATCGGCGGTTTGAACAGGTGTTTGTCGCTGTGGATTCCATCACGGACGGAGTCGTGGACGGGCGGATCTGGAGCGAGCCGAGTCTGATCCCCGGGTACAAGCTTCGAGATCGGATTCGCGTCAAGGAATCGGAACTGATCGATTGGACCATCTCGAAACCCGATGGTTCCGAGGAAGGGAACTTCGTTGGGAAGTTCATCGAGAGCCACAAGCCCTGA